In Chryseobacterium gleum, a single genomic region encodes these proteins:
- a CDS encoding SulP family inorganic anion transporter, translated as MKKTSLIGGIKENFPSGLVVFLVALPLCLGIALASGAPPLSGIISGIVGGLVVGTISNSNISVSGPAAGLTAIVLTAITDLGAFELFLCAGIIAGLIQLVLGFVRAGSISNYFPNNVIEGMLAAIGIIIILKQIPHALGFDKDYEGHESIFDNGLNFGYFTELFGAIHPGAVVITLISVAILIAWDKIHVLKRMKMLPGALVAVIVSILLNQLFKMSGSSLAIETQHLVSLPVPKSFDDFKNLITTPDLNGFTNPKVWIVGATIAIVASIETLLCIEASDRLDRQRRITDTNLELKAQGIGNLVSSFIGGLPMTSVVVRSSANANAGATSKMSTIIHGVFLLICVLSIPVVLNLIPLATLAAVLILVGYKLAKPATFKHFWHLGKFQFIPFVATVVAVVATDLLKGVGIGLAISIFYILQGNMKRAYYLSRERLDDADGINIKLAEEVSFLNKAAIKKTLKNIKPNSTVIIDARSTSYIATDVLEMIQDFANIRAKEQDINVELIGFKTSYRDYERSQDSHILVTHKRAM; from the coding sequence ATGAAAAAGACATCATTAATAGGAGGAATCAAGGAGAATTTTCCTTCAGGACTCGTGGTATTTTTAGTAGCACTTCCGTTGTGTTTAGGAATTGCTTTAGCATCAGGCGCCCCACCCTTATCCGGTATTATTTCCGGTATCGTAGGCGGTCTGGTAGTAGGAACAATCAGTAATTCAAATATTTCAGTATCAGGTCCCGCAGCAGGTCTGACAGCTATCGTTTTAACAGCAATAACAGATCTTGGCGCATTTGAGCTTTTTCTTTGTGCAGGGATTATTGCAGGACTTATTCAATTGGTTTTAGGGTTTGTGAGAGCCGGAAGCATCTCCAACTATTTTCCGAATAATGTCATTGAAGGAATGCTGGCAGCCATAGGAATCATTATTATTTTAAAACAGATTCCGCATGCATTGGGATTTGATAAAGATTATGAAGGGCACGAATCCATTTTTGATAACGGCCTGAATTTCGGATATTTTACAGAATTGTTTGGAGCGATTCATCCCGGTGCGGTTGTTATTACTTTAATTTCTGTAGCGATACTTATCGCATGGGATAAAATCCACGTTCTGAAAAGGATGAAAATGCTTCCTGGAGCATTGGTTGCCGTCATTGTAAGCATTCTTTTGAACCAATTGTTTAAGATGTCCGGAAGCTCATTGGCTATCGAAACCCAGCATTTGGTTTCTTTACCGGTACCAAAGTCTTTTGATGACTTTAAGAACCTGATTACGACTCCTGATCTTAACGGCTTTACCAATCCTAAAGTATGGATTGTAGGGGCAACAATTGCGATTGTAGCTTCTATTGAAACCTTGCTTTGTATTGAAGCTTCAGATCGTCTGGACAGACAGAGAAGGATTACGGATACCAATCTTGAGCTTAAGGCGCAGGGAATCGGAAACCTTGTAAGTTCATTCATTGGTGGGCTTCCAATGACTTCTGTTGTCGTAAGAAGTTCTGCCAATGCCAATGCAGGAGCGACCTCCAAAATGTCCACCATTATTCATGGTGTCTTCTTATTGATCTGCGTATTGTCTATTCCTGTTGTTTTAAATTTAATTCCGCTAGCAACATTGGCTGCGGTGTTAATTCTGGTAGGATATAAACTGGCAAAGCCGGCCACATTCAAACATTTCTGGCATTTGGGAAAATTTCAGTTTATTCCGTTTGTAGCAACGGTGGTAGCCGTAGTGGCAACAGATCTTTTAAAAGGGGTGGGAATTGGTCTCGCAATCTCTATTTTCTATATCCTTCAGGGAAATATGAAAAGAGCGTATTATTTAAGCAGAGAAAGGCTGGATGATGCAGACGGGATCAATATCAAGCTGGCTGAAGAAGTATCATTTTTAAATAAGGCAGCTATCAAAAAAACACTTAAAAACATAAAACCTAACTCTACAGTAATCATTGATGCAAGAAGCACTTCCTACATTGCAACCGATGTACTGGAAATGATTCAGGACTTTGCCAATATCCGCGCCAAGGAACAAGACATCAATGTAGAACTGATAGGCTTTAAAACTTCATACAGAGATTACGAAAGAAGTCAGGATTCCCATATTCTGGTTACCCACAAAAGGGCTATGTAA
- a CDS encoding carbonic anhydrase, whose protein sequence is MAQSYEVIFENNKKWVESKLAEDADFFHELAKTQHPDYLYIGCSDSRATAEELMGAKPGEVFVYRNIANVVNTLDMSSTAVIQYAVEHLKVKHIIVCGHYNCGGVKAAMTPQDLGLLNPWLRTIRDVYRLHQAELDSIEDESKRYDRLVELNVQEQCINVIKMACVQERYILEEYPIVHGWVFDLRTGKIIDLEIDFEKILKDIQKIYNLTSSDWVMSRKTK, encoded by the coding sequence ATGGCACAATCGTACGAAGTTATTTTCGAAAACAACAAAAAATGGGTAGAGTCCAAATTAGCTGAGGATGCTGACTTCTTTCATGAACTTGCAAAAACTCAGCATCCGGATTATCTGTATATCGGATGTTCGGATAGCAGAGCCACTGCAGAAGAACTGATGGGGGCAAAACCAGGTGAGGTATTTGTTTACAGAAACATTGCCAATGTGGTCAATACGTTAGATATGAGTTCCACAGCCGTTATTCAGTATGCTGTAGAACATTTGAAAGTAAAACACATTATTGTTTGCGGACATTACAACTGCGGTGGTGTGAAAGCAGCAATGACTCCTCAGGATCTGGGATTACTGAATCCATGGCTGAGAACCATCCGTGATGTGTACAGACTGCACCAGGCAGAGCTGGATTCTATTGAAGATGAAAGCAAGCGTTATGACAGACTTGTAGAGCTTAACGTTCAGGAGCAGTGCATCAATGTGATCAAAATGGCCTGTGTGCAGGAAAGATACATTTTAGAAGAGTATCCTATTGTGCATGGCTGGGTATTTGACCTTAGAACAGGTAAAATTATTGATCTGGAGATTGATTTTGAGAAAATCCTGAAAGACATCCAAAAGATCTACAATCTTACAAGTTCTGATTGGGTAATGAGCAGAAAGACTAAATAG
- a CDS encoding serine acetyltransferase, with the protein MADYSIIQKDFYRESGKWLSTFQIWKKCINPNLHFVYILRKAQKYQKTPVLNFFWKIVLRHYQIKYGFQIYPETQIGEGFYLGHFGSLVINPKTVIGKNCNIAHGVTIGQQNRGKNEGSPVIGDEVWIGTNAVVVGGITIGNNVLIVPNSYVNFDVPQDSIVMGNPGKIFPNSKATQGYINNKI; encoded by the coding sequence ATGGCTGATTATTCGATTATTCAAAAAGACTTTTACAGGGAAAGCGGAAAATGGCTTTCAACATTTCAGATCTGGAAAAAGTGCATCAACCCCAATCTTCATTTTGTCTACATTTTGAGAAAAGCTCAGAAATATCAGAAAACCCCTGTTCTGAATTTTTTCTGGAAAATCGTACTCAGACATTATCAGATCAAATATGGTTTTCAGATTTATCCGGAGACCCAGATTGGCGAAGGTTTTTATTTAGGACATTTCGGAAGCCTTGTCATCAACCCGAAAACAGTGATCGGTAAAAACTGCAATATCGCTCATGGAGTCACTATTGGCCAGCAAAACCGCGGAAAAAATGAAGGTTCTCCTGTTATTGGGGATGAAGTTTGGATAGGCACCAATGCTGTAGTCGTAGGAGGTATTACTATTGGCAATAATGTACTTATTGTTCCGAATTCTTATGTTAATTTCGATGTACCACAGGATTCTATAGTAATGGGAAACCCTGGAAAAATCTTTCCAAATTCAAAAGCGACACAGGGTTATATCAACAATAAGATATAA
- a CDS encoding glycosyltransferase, which produces MKKKKLLIRIGSLRHGGAEKVLINFLKNLPPDKYEVDLLVNLYSGLYIKEVPSWVTLYYLTKGEMITTNRPQDIPVKAYRVLYQKMFLWFPSLLYKFVLKNKKYDVEIAAIHAMHQEILSSPQKDSKKIIWVQNDIFNLKGYTPELIRQFFKFDKILVISNKLQEGMFELAKNEAEKASVIKIYNPIDKNDTLRKADIEVEDYPFNNDLPTFVTVGTVYPQKGYDRLLNVHKRLIDEGFKHQLLIIGDGYDFNNIQDQLNKLGLQETAKMLGFSSNPYPYMKKADFYIMSSRHEGFPTIIAEALILNKPISATDISGIRDLLQDGKLGNITPNSEEGIYEGMKKFLTNKNITEEYKKRISETELPFVLEKSVEHLQKIIDEV; this is translated from the coding sequence TTGAAAAAGAAAAAACTCCTCATTCGTATAGGTTCATTACGTCATGGTGGTGCTGAGAAAGTATTAATCAATTTTTTGAAAAATCTTCCTCCGGATAAATATGAAGTAGACCTTTTAGTAAATCTCTATTCGGGATTATACATAAAAGAGGTTCCGTCATGGGTGACGCTGTACTATTTGACAAAAGGAGAAATGATCACAACCAACAGGCCGCAGGATATTCCAGTGAAAGCTTACAGAGTGCTTTATCAGAAAATGTTTCTTTGGTTTCCTTCTCTTCTTTATAAATTTGTTTTAAAAAATAAAAAATACGATGTAGAAATTGCTGCTATCCATGCAATGCATCAGGAAATTCTCTCCAGCCCTCAAAAAGATTCAAAAAAAATTATCTGGGTACAGAATGACATTTTTAATCTGAAAGGATACACTCCTGAGCTGATCAGACAGTTTTTTAAGTTTGACAAAATTCTGGTGATTTCCAATAAGCTGCAGGAAGGCATGTTTGAACTGGCAAAAAATGAAGCTGAAAAAGCATCTGTAATTAAGATTTACAACCCGATTGACAAAAATGATACATTAAGAAAGGCAGATATTGAAGTTGAGGATTATCCTTTCAACAATGATCTTCCTACTTTTGTAACGGTAGGAACCGTATATCCCCAGAAAGGCTACGACAGATTGCTTAATGTGCATAAAAGACTTATTGATGAAGGATTTAAACATCAACTTCTGATTATTGGAGACGGGTATGATTTCAATAATATTCAGGATCAGCTCAATAAGCTTGGACTTCAGGAAACTGCAAAAATGCTTGGTTTCAGCAGTAATCCATATCCATACATGAAAAAGGCGGATTTTTATATTATGTCTTCACGGCATGAGGGGTTTCCTACAATTATTGCTGAAGCTCTTATTCTTAACAAACCTATTTCGGCAACAGACATTTCCGGAATCCGGGATCTTCTGCAGGATGGAAAACTGGGAAATATTACCCCGAATTCTGAAGAAGGAATATATGAAGGAATGAAAAAGTTTCTTACGAATAAAAATATCACTGAAGAATACAAAAAACGAATCTCCGAAACCGAGCTTCCTTTTGTTCTGGAAAAATCCGTGGAACACCTTCAGAAAATAATTGATGAAGTATAA
- a CDS encoding acyltransferase, translating to MIFIFRILLKIDALYHSFLNRASLEVAKYRGMKVGKNFNMPDKVYFGTEPYLIEIGDNVNIAGDVRFVNHGGTTTLLRKLPGYEDARILGRIKIGNNCTIGLNCVIMQDVQIGNNCILGANSVLSQSMPDNTVFIGNPAQFLCTIEDYGDIVLKNNPEYPRELEKDRKKLDAYIKENLPYKYKKARKIK from the coding sequence ATGATTTTTATATTCAGAATCTTGTTAAAAATAGACGCTCTCTATCATTCTTTTTTGAACAGAGCCAGTCTTGAAGTGGCAAAATACAGAGGGATGAAGGTAGGTAAAAACTTCAACATGCCTGACAAAGTGTATTTCGGAACAGAACCTTACCTTATCGAAATTGGTGATAATGTGAATATTGCCGGAGATGTAAGGTTTGTAAATCACGGGGGAACCACTACTCTTCTCAGAAAACTTCCGGGCTATGAAGATGCAAGAATACTGGGAAGAATAAAAATCGGAAATAACTGTACCATAGGACTTAATTGTGTAATCATGCAGGATGTACAGATTGGAAACAACTGTATTCTGGGAGCTAATTCTGTACTATCACAGTCTATGCCGGACAATACGGTCTTTATTGGAAACCCGGCACAATTTCTCTGCACCATTGAAGATTATGGAGATATTGTTCTTAAAAACAACCCGGAATATCCCCGTGAACTTGAGAAAGACAGAAAAAAGCTGGATGCTTATATCAAAGAAAATCTTCCTTACAAGTATAAAAAAGCAAGAAAAATTAAATAA
- a CDS encoding 3-oxoacyl-ACP synthase III family protein — protein sequence MMKISKIEYYLPQQVLTNDDLEKQFPEWSSERIQEKVGISQRHISSDNETVLDMAVQSSEKIFENYDRSKVDFILFCTQSPEYFLPTTACLLQDRLGLRKNIGAIDFNLGCSGFVYGLAFAKGLISAGIAKSILLVTSETYTKHIHPDDKGNRSIFGDASASAIIEKSEGNDYQFCLGTDGSGAENLIVKKGAFKKDFKLNPEHEFSPENIYMNGPEIFNFTIENIPGLVKETLEVNGMTMDDIDHFVFHQANSFMLNYLRKKTKIPAEKFYIDMEKTGNTVSATIPIALKNMMDKGMLKEGDKVLMAGFGVGYSWGATIMEI from the coding sequence ATGATGAAAATTTCAAAAATAGAATATTATCTGCCTCAGCAGGTGTTAACTAACGACGATCTTGAAAAACAGTTCCCTGAATGGAGCTCAGAACGTATCCAGGAGAAAGTAGGCATTTCCCAGCGACACATCTCTTCTGATAATGAAACCGTACTGGATATGGCAGTACAATCTTCAGAAAAAATTTTCGAAAACTACGACAGGAGCAAAGTAGATTTTATTTTGTTCTGTACCCAGAGTCCCGAATATTTTCTGCCTACAACGGCCTGTCTTTTGCAGGACAGATTAGGGCTTAGAAAAAATATCGGAGCCATAGATTTTAACCTGGGCTGTTCAGGATTTGTGTACGGGCTGGCTTTTGCAAAAGGATTGATCTCTGCAGGAATTGCAAAGAGTATTCTTTTGGTTACTTCAGAAACATATACCAAGCACATTCACCCTGACGATAAAGGAAACCGAAGCATATTTGGGGATGCCTCTGCTTCTGCCATTATTGAGAAGTCTGAAGGTAATGATTATCAATTCTGTCTGGGAACAGATGGAAGCGGAGCGGAAAATCTTATTGTGAAGAAAGGAGCTTTCAAAAAAGATTTTAAACTGAATCCTGAGCATGAATTCAGCCCTGAAAATATTTATATGAATGGTCCTGAAATTTTTAATTTCACGATTGAAAACATTCCCGGGTTGGTAAAAGAGACGTTGGAGGTGAATGGAATGACGATGGATGATATTGACCATTTTGTTTTTCATCAGGCCAATTCTTTTATGTTGAATTATTTGAGAAAGAAAACGAAAATTCCGGCGGAAAAGTTTTATATTGATATGGAAAAAACCGGGAATACAGTTTCTGCAACCATTCCTATTGCTCTTAAAAATATGATGGATAAAGGAATGCTCAAAGAGGGAGATAAAGTTTTAATGGCAGGATTTGGAGTAGGATATTCATGGGGAGCTACAATTATGGAAATTTAA
- a CDS encoding phosphopantetheine-binding protein, with amino-acid sequence MKTSVFLEKLQEELEEDETLTTETNLKSLESYDSISLLSVIAFVDENFSKKIDTKHFKDIETVSDLMDVIGKENFED; translated from the coding sequence ATGAAAACATCCGTTTTTTTAGAAAAACTACAAGAGGAATTAGAAGAAGATGAAACATTAACTACTGAAACGAATCTGAAGTCTCTGGAAAGCTACGATTCTATCAGTTTACTTTCTGTTATTGCGTTTGTAGATGAAAATTTCAGCAAGAAAATTGATACCAAGCACTTTAAAGATATCGAAACCGTATCAGATTTAATGGATGTTATAGGGAAAGAAAATTTTGAAGATTAA
- a CDS encoding SDR family NAD(P)-dependent oxidoreductase, which translates to MDAFSLKNKIILITGASSGIGRSCSVECSKSGADLILVGRNHEELMKTVSMLDPETKVETVTEDITQSENLEAIIAEKVSALGKIAGFIHCAGIEKTLPLKKHNPQLYQEIFAVNVIAGLEIAKILSLKKYKDETSSFVFISSVAGMVGEAGKAAYSASKGAVISAARSLAMELSRSNIRVNSVSPAMVNTPILEKMFEDIGEEASSEIIKKHPLGIGEPKDVANACIFLLSDASRWVTGSNLVIDGGYAAQ; encoded by the coding sequence ATGGATGCTTTCTCATTAAAAAATAAAATTATTCTCATTACAGGCGCTTCTTCCGGCATCGGGAGAAGCTGTTCTGTAGAATGCAGCAAAAGCGGTGCAGACCTGATCCTTGTGGGTAGAAATCATGAAGAACTTATGAAAACCGTCTCCATGCTGGATCCTGAAACAAAAGTGGAAACGGTTACTGAAGATATTACTCAGTCTGAAAATCTTGAAGCAATTATAGCAGAGAAAGTTTCGGCTTTGGGTAAGATAGCAGGATTTATACACTGTGCCGGTATCGAAAAAACATTACCGCTAAAAAAGCATAATCCGCAGCTGTATCAGGAGATATTTGCTGTAAATGTCATTGCAGGACTCGAAATTGCTAAAATTTTATCCTTAAAAAAATATAAAGACGAAACCTCCAGTTTTGTATTTATTTCTTCAGTTGCAGGAATGGTAGGAGAGGCAGGAAAAGCTGCATACTCTGCGAGTAAAGGAGCGGTAATTTCCGCAGCCCGTTCGTTGGCTATGGAGCTTTCAAGAAGTAATATCCGGGTTAACAGTGTAAGCCCAGCCATGGTAAACACTCCGATTTTAGAAAAAATGTTTGAAGATATTGGTGAAGAAGCTTCATCAGAGATCATAAAAAAGCATCCGCTGGGAATAGGTGAACCTAAAGATGTAGCGAATGCCTGTATTTTTCTGCTGTCTGATGCCTCAAGATGGGTTACGGGTTCCAATCTTGTGATTGACGGAGGATATGCCGCACAGTAA
- a CDS encoding glycosyltransferase has translation MSANNKIKVLFRHRSMEMGGVEKVILSILNNLNPDKFEITVCLNLNQGELRDEFPNHVKKVFLTDGKEEFSQNPFLHKLQLLRRRIKLSRALKNHAISDRILGNQKFDIEIAPTYSAFSSVINSSNKASKKIGWFHSEINIPGMKTLIPDILKNFPKFDHMIYCSQKIKDIMHQCYPELKYPAESVIINAIPIEEIKKKAEEQIEDFPEGPVFVSVGRLHSRKGYHKLIEAHTRLISEGFHHNIIIIGNGEEMKNLTEQIQRNNVTKSFILAGNKMNPYPYIKKADYFILPSESEAWPLVIAEALILQKPIIATNVGDVGFMIKDRETGYLINYDIDEMYSAMKKFLTDPGLVLHIRENLKTIESQFDNKKIFDSVENIIETLHKK, from the coding sequence ATGTCGGCAAACAATAAAATAAAAGTTCTTTTTAGACATCGTTCTATGGAAATGGGCGGGGTAGAAAAAGTAATATTAAGTATACTTAACAATCTTAATCCTGACAAATTTGAAATTACGGTTTGTCTTAACCTCAACCAGGGTGAACTTCGGGATGAGTTTCCAAATCACGTAAAGAAAGTCTTTCTTACTGATGGCAAAGAAGAGTTTTCTCAGAATCCATTCCTTCATAAACTACAGCTATTGCGAAGGAGGATAAAGCTATCGAGGGCATTAAAAAATCATGCAATTTCTGACCGTATTTTAGGAAATCAAAAATTTGATATTGAAATTGCTCCTACATACAGTGCATTTTCATCCGTAATCAATTCCAGCAATAAAGCTTCAAAAAAAATAGGATGGTTCCATTCTGAGATTAATATTCCAGGCATGAAAACTTTAATCCCGGACATTCTTAAAAATTTTCCAAAGTTTGATCACATGATTTACTGCTCGCAAAAAATCAAAGATATCATGCATCAGTGTTACCCGGAACTTAAATATCCCGCCGAAAGTGTAATCATCAATGCAATTCCTATTGAAGAAATTAAAAAGAAAGCGGAAGAGCAAATAGAAGATTTCCCGGAAGGACCAGTATTCGTTTCTGTTGGGCGTCTTCATAGCAGAAAAGGCTACCACAAACTAATTGAGGCTCATACACGACTTATTAGTGAAGGTTTTCACCATAATATTATAATTATAGGAAATGGTGAAGAAATGAAAAACCTGACTGAGCAGATCCAACGTAACAATGTAACGAAAAGCTTTATCCTGGCTGGAAACAAGATGAATCCTTATCCTTACATTAAAAAGGCAGATTATTTTATTCTTCCTTCCGAATCTGAAGCATGGCCATTGGTCATTGCTGAAGCATTAATACTTCAGAAGCCTATTATTGCCACCAATGTTGGGGATGTTGGTTTCATGATTAAAGACAGGGAAACGGGATACCTCATTAATTATGACATCGATGAAATGTATTCGGCTATGAAAAAATTTCTTACTGATCCCGGCCTTGTTCTCCATATCAGGGAGAACCTCAAAACTATTGAAAGTCAGTTTGATAATAAGAAAATATTTGACAGTGTGGAAAACATCATAGAGACGTTACACAAAAAATAA
- a CDS encoding glycosyltransferase family 2 protein, which produces MKFSVLIAHYNNAALFRDCYDYLIKQTYPNWEAIILDDASTEKEKKEILDIIHGDERFKFFENEKNSGVGITKSKLIELAAGEICGFVDPDDAILPTAIETAIRVYEQKKDVVLTYSRLMICDKDLKPIKPFKSPKQVINNDMFFFNFPIQIAHFVTFRKSIYEQTEKMNPELKIAEDQDLYLKMYEKGNTYFINDVNYLYRTHDKGISQNDNKGKSYDYFAQVIFKAMKRRNLKKINGKKIPEQYSDSKEIFDLLEYQTKFVYRLKKKIFITLHKIF; this is translated from the coding sequence ATGAAATTTTCGGTACTCATTGCTCATTATAACAATGCAGCTTTATTCAGGGATTGTTATGACTATTTAATTAAACAAACGTATCCCAATTGGGAAGCTATTATTCTGGATGATGCTTCCACAGAAAAAGAGAAAAAAGAGATTCTGGATATTATTCACGGAGACGAAAGGTTTAAATTTTTTGAAAATGAAAAAAATTCCGGGGTCGGAATTACAAAAAGTAAACTTATTGAGCTTGCTGCAGGAGAAATATGTGGTTTTGTAGATCCGGACGATGCTATTCTTCCGACTGCCATTGAAACTGCGATTCGGGTTTATGAACAAAAAAAGGATGTTGTTCTTACCTATTCCAGATTAATGATTTGTGATAAAGACCTTAAGCCTATTAAGCCCTTCAAGTCCCCAAAGCAGGTCATCAACAATGATATGTTTTTTTTCAATTTTCCTATTCAGATTGCACATTTTGTAACTTTCAGAAAAAGTATTTATGAGCAAACTGAAAAAATGAATCCGGAGCTTAAAATTGCTGAAGATCAGGATCTTTACCTTAAGATGTACGAAAAAGGTAATACTTACTTTATTAACGATGTCAACTATCTCTATAGAACTCATGACAAAGGTATTTCACAAAATGATAATAAAGGAAAATCTTACGACTATTTCGCACAGGTCATTTTTAAGGCCATGAAACGCAGAAACCTTAAAAAAATCAATGGAAAAAAAATCCCGGAGCAATACTCTGACAGCAAAGAAATCTTTGATCTTCTGGAATATCAAACTAAATTTGTGTATAGGCTAAAGAAAAAAATCTTCATTACTTTACATAAAATTTTCTGA
- a CDS encoding acyltransferase — protein MKQLFLLKRHPNVYFEDLKLGVGNRFILDKDLKKLSIGPAADFRNYTSILISKNATLEIGSHFFMNNFCSINCLEYISIGNNTLFGENVKLYDHNHLYETSPTMKVYPSLFSKAPIKIGSNCWLGSNVTVLKGVTIGDNCIIGAGCTIYKDVPPNTQVINKQDLLFRDFK, from the coding sequence ATGAAGCAATTATTTCTTCTGAAAAGACATCCAAATGTTTATTTTGAAGACCTTAAATTAGGTGTTGGTAATCGTTTTATTCTGGATAAAGACTTAAAAAAATTAAGTATTGGTCCCGCTGCAGACTTCAGAAACTATACCAGTATTCTGATCTCTAAAAACGCTACTTTAGAAATAGGCAGCCACTTTTTCATGAATAATTTCTGCTCTATAAACTGCCTGGAATATATATCAATTGGTAACAACACCTTGTTTGGCGAAAACGTTAAACTTTATGATCATAACCATTTATACGAAACCTCTCCTACTATGAAAGTATATCCCTCCTTATTTTCTAAAGCACCTATAAAAATAGGGAGCAATTGCTGGCTCGGGAGCAATGTAACTGTTTTAAAAGGAGTCACTATTGGTGATAACTGTATCATTGGTGCCGGATGTACCATTTATAAGGACGTTCCTCCCAATACTCAGGTGATAAACAAACAGGACCTTTTATTCAGAGATTTTAAATAA